From the genome of Chelonia mydas isolate rCheMyd1 chromosome 2, rCheMyd1.pri.v2, whole genome shotgun sequence, one region includes:
- the LOC122464305 gene encoding uncharacterized protein LOC122464305: MVSILEEKIEGLEQQITTLRCIRETEDFLDKTQDRLLGAQSSKDIEQVAQRSQEASEEAWQHVTSRRGKRNVRVPVTQTQVTNRFHVLSTGTIAESGPDDMSGGRKQKETPLVGRHEMRCPEVGGSTTTTPKRRRREVVVGDSLLRGTESSICRPDRENREVCCLPGAKIRDVTERLPRLIKPSDRYPFLLLHVGTNDTAKNDLERITADYVALGRRIKELEAQVVFSSILPVEGKGLGRDRRIVEVNEWLRRWCRREGFGFFDHGMVFHEGGVLGRDGLHLTKRGKSIFASRLANLVRRALN; encoded by the coding sequence atggtctccatattggaagagaagattgaaggtctggagcaacagataacgaccctgcgttgtatacgagaaactgaggattttctggacaaaactcaggataggcttctaggggcacaaagctctaaagatatagagcaggttgcacagaggagccaagaggccagtgaagaagcttggcaacatgtgacctccagaagaggtaagcggaatgtccgggttccagtaacacagacacaggtaactaaccgctttcatgttctctccacaggtaccattgcggagagtggaccagatgatatgtctggggggagaaagcagaaggagactccgctggttggaaggcatgagatgcgatgtcctgaggttgggggttccacgaccaccactcccaagaggagaaggcgggaggtggtggtcggggactctctcctccgggggactgagtcatctatctgccgccctgaccgggaaaaccgagaagtctgctgcttgccaggggctaagattcgcgatgtgacggagagactgccgagactcatcaagccctcggatcgctaccccttcctgcttctccacgtgggcaccaatgatactgccaagaatgaccttgagcggatcactgcggactacgtggctctgggaagaaggataaaggagttggaggcgcaagtggtgttctcgtccatcctccccgtggaaggaaaaggcctgggtagggaccgtcgaatcgtggaagtcaacgaatggctacgcaggtggtgtcggagagaaggctttggattctttgaccatgggatggtgttccatgaaggaggagtgctgggcagagacgggctccatcttacgaagagagggaagagcatctttgccagcaggctggctaacctagtgaggagggctttaaactag